Proteins found in one Enterococcus sp. 9D6_DIV0238 genomic segment:
- a CDS encoding tyrosine-protein phosphatase, translated as MIDLHCHILPGIDDGAKTIDDSLDMARMAVKQGITHILCTPHHNNGRYDNPAGQVISCVSALQVELDRRNIPLTLFEGQEVRIAGNIREQIKENKILFADLNNRYILIEFPTNDVPAYAEPLFIELLDENHIPIIVHPERNNKFIEDPNRLLPFLEMGALAQLTAPSYVGVFGKQIERTAKQMVAHNMVSMMASDAHNVKKRGFFMKKAYDAIAKDMGTAHVEVMQQIAKDILNGDPVQTLEFEELQKKRFRLF; from the coding sequence ATGATTGATTTGCATTGCCATATATTACCTGGTATTGATGATGGGGCCAAAACGATCGATGACTCGCTTGACATGGCTAGGATGGCTGTGAAACAAGGCATTACTCACATTTTGTGCACGCCGCATCATAATAATGGCAGATATGACAATCCAGCAGGTCAGGTCATATCCTGTGTTTCAGCGTTACAAGTAGAACTGGACAGGCGCAATATACCTCTTACCTTATTTGAAGGTCAAGAGGTTCGAATTGCTGGAAATATCAGAGAACAGATCAAAGAAAATAAAATCTTATTTGCAGACTTGAATAATCGTTATATTTTGATCGAATTTCCAACAAACGATGTTCCAGCATATGCAGAGCCTCTTTTTATTGAGCTACTTGATGAAAATCATATTCCAATCATTGTGCATCCAGAGCGAAACAATAAATTTATTGAAGATCCTAATCGGTTGTTGCCATTTTTGGAGATGGGTGCCCTTGCTCAATTAACAGCGCCTAGCTACGTTGGTGTTTTTGGAAAACAAATCGAGCGAACAGCTAAACAAATGGTTGCTCATAATATGGTTTCGATGATGGCTTCAGATGCTCATAATGTAAAAAAACGCGGATTTTTTATGAAGAAAGCGTACGATGCGATTGCCAAAGATATGGGAACTGCGCATGTTGAAGTGATGCAGCAGATTGCGAAAGATATTTTAAATGGTGATCCTGTCCAGACATTGGAATTTGAAGAACTACAAAAGAAAAGATTTCGACTGTTTTAA
- a CDS encoding sugar transferase, with protein sequence MEEKIVSVGGSIQQKKQTSQPDKQISVSIVESQSIRFRVLKRTIDIVGSLCGLILLSPVFLIVAFLIRKEDPNGPVVFSQERVGKKGSHFTMYKFRSMCTDAEEKFHDLVEQNEIEGAMFKIKNDPRVTKIGKKIRKTSIDELPQLVNVLKGDMSLVGPRPPLEREVSQYTQRDLQRLNVKPGCTGLWQVRGRNDVHFDEMVEFDLEYIENQSIWNDLKIMFQTVIVMFFSRGAY encoded by the coding sequence TTGGAGGAAAAAATAGTAAGTGTTGGAGGAAGTATACAGCAAAAAAAGCAGACATCACAGCCTGACAAGCAGATTTCTGTATCGATAGTTGAATCACAATCTATTCGTTTTCGCGTACTCAAACGAACGATCGATATTGTTGGTAGTCTCTGCGGCTTGATTTTATTAAGCCCTGTATTTCTTATCGTCGCATTTTTGATCAGAAAAGAAGATCCTAATGGACCAGTTGTTTTTTCTCAGGAACGGGTTGGAAAAAAAGGCAGTCACTTCACAATGTATAAATTTCGTTCGATGTGCACAGATGCGGAAGAAAAATTTCATGATCTAGTTGAGCAAAATGAAATCGAAGGGGCTATGTTCAAAATCAAGAACGATCCTAGAGTAACGAAAATAGGAAAAAAAATACGCAAAACAAGCATTGATGAGTTGCCCCAATTAGTGAATGTTTTAAAAGGTGACATGTCACTCGTTGGGCCACGACCTCCGTTAGAAAGAGAAGTCTCTCAGTATACACAACGTGATCTACAACGTTTGAATGTGAAACCTGGTTGTACAGGATTATGGCAGGTCAGAGGTAGAAACGATGTTCATTTTGATGAAATGGTCGAGTTTGATTTGGAGTATATTGAGAATCAATCTATTTGGAATGATCTGAAAATCATGTTTCAAACAGTGATCGTGATGTTTTTTTCTAGAGGAGCTTATTAA
- a CDS encoding YveK family protein translates to MEETISLQELIGVLRKRIGLIIVSMFLGLGVAGVLTYFVITPKYSSQAQLIVRLPQNETTNVNDINGNLQMINTYKDLIKSDTVMTEVQQRMKVDHQSDLSVDALKASVSVNQSQNSQMFSIVSKVTDPLVAQNIANQTALVFQEQAKDMLNVDKITIISEATANLNPVSPNDKINLLIGLALGLLFGIMASFILELFDKTIKDDSFVEEELGFTILGVVPNMTAKELNAKVVRPSPSTVSKPNSGFAKEGARVIQKEDLNSDTSTPARRSRPRV, encoded by the coding sequence ATGGAAGAAACAATAAGTTTACAAGAACTCATCGGAGTTTTAAGAAAACGTATAGGTCTAATTATCGTTAGTATGTTTTTAGGGTTGGGGGTTGCTGGAGTTTTAACCTATTTTGTTATTACACCAAAATACAGTTCCCAAGCCCAATTGATCGTTCGTCTGCCGCAAAATGAAACGACGAATGTGAATGATATCAATGGGAATCTTCAGATGATCAATACGTATAAAGATTTGATCAAAAGTGATACGGTCATGACGGAAGTTCAGCAAAGGATGAAAGTGGACCATCAAAGTGATTTGTCTGTTGATGCACTTAAGGCAAGTGTATCAGTCAATCAGTCTCAAAATTCTCAAATGTTCTCGATCGTTTCTAAAGTAACAGATCCATTGGTTGCTCAAAATATTGCCAATCAGACAGCTTTGGTTTTCCAAGAGCAAGCAAAAGACATGCTGAATGTCGATAAGATTACGATCATTTCAGAAGCGACGGCCAATTTAAATCCAGTGTCACCTAATGATAAAATCAATCTATTGATAGGACTAGCATTAGGGCTCTTATTTGGAATCATGGCTTCCTTCATTTTAGAATTATTTGATAAGACAATCAAAGATGACAGCTTTGTGGAAGAAGAATTAGGATTTACGATATTAGGTGTTGTTCCAAATATGACTGCTAAAGAGTTAAATGCAAAGGTTGTTCGCCCTTCACCTTCAACGGTTTCAAAGCCAAATAGCGGTTTTGCCAAAGAGGGAGCAAGAGTCATTCAAAAAGAAGATCTCAACTCAGATACTTCTACCCCAGCGCGTAGAAGTCGTCCACGAGTTTAA
- the cps2T gene encoding beta 1-4 rhamnosyltransferase Cps2T: MNKKIQHVYIIGSKGIPAKYGGFETFVEKLTEYKQSRSIQYHVACMNVGDDLYGDGEQHFEYNQADCFNIAVPNIGPARAIYYDVKALDYAIELAKKNSDIEPIFYILACRIGPFLNHYKKKIKKIKGKLYVNPDGHEWLRAKWSYPVRRYWKFSEKLMVKHADLMICDSLNIEKYIKTDYEKYTPKTTYIAYGTEQSKSTLSATDVRVKDWFKEKNIGDEGYYLVVGRFVPENNYETMIKEFMKSDTKKDFVLVTNIEENKFYNKLKKETGFDKDPRIKFVGTVYDQELLKYIRENAFAYLHGHEVGGTNPSLLEALASTKVNLLLDVSFNKEVARDGSLYWNKKPDNLMYLINEISKTDKLKLVNNQELSIRIERKYSWGKIIDDYEKVFGGI, from the coding sequence ATGAATAAAAAGATTCAGCATGTATATATTATTGGCTCTAAGGGGATTCCGGCTAAGTATGGAGGTTTTGAAACTTTTGTTGAGAAGTTGACAGAGTACAAGCAGTCTAGAAGTATTCAGTATCATGTCGCTTGTATGAATGTAGGAGACGATCTATATGGAGATGGAGAACAGCATTTTGAATATAATCAAGCAGACTGTTTTAATATAGCAGTGCCAAATATTGGTCCAGCTAGAGCCATTTATTATGATGTAAAAGCATTAGATTATGCCATCGAGCTAGCTAAAAAAAATAGTGATATAGAACCGATTTTTTATATATTAGCATGTCGAATAGGTCCGTTTCTCAATCATTATAAAAAAAAGATCAAAAAAATTAAGGGCAAACTTTATGTAAATCCCGATGGTCATGAATGGTTAAGAGCCAAATGGAGTTATCCTGTTCGTAGATACTGGAAATTTTCAGAAAAGTTAATGGTAAAGCATGCAGACTTGATGATTTGTGATAGCTTGAATATAGAAAAATATATCAAGACCGATTATGAAAAATATACGCCAAAAACAACTTATATTGCTTATGGAACGGAACAAAGTAAATCAACACTTTCGGCAACTGATGTACGAGTGAAGGATTGGTTTAAAGAAAAAAATATTGGGGATGAAGGCTATTATCTGGTTGTTGGAAGGTTTGTCCCTGAAAATAATTATGAGACAATGATCAAAGAATTTATGAAATCTGACACAAAAAAAGACTTTGTTTTGGTAACAAATATTGAAGAAAATAAATTTTACAACAAGTTGAAAAAAGAGACAGGTTTTGATAAGGACCCGCGTATAAAATTTGTAGGAACAGTCTACGATCAAGAGCTACTGAAATACATACGTGAAAATGCATTTGCCTATTTGCATGGTCACGAAGTTGGAGGGACGAATCCATCGCTTTTAGAGGCTTTGGCATCAACAAAAGTGAATTTACTATTGGATGTTAGTTTTAATAAAGAAGTAGCTAGGGATGGATCACTATACTGGAATAAGAAACCAGATAATTTGATGTATCTAATAAATGAAATATCTAAGACCGATAAGTTGAAATTAGTAAATAATCAAGAGTTATCTATTAGGATTGAACGGAAGTACTCGTGGGGAAAAATAATAGACGACTATGAAAAGGTTTTTGGTGGTATATAA
- a CDS encoding CpsD/CapB family tyrosine-protein kinase gives MSNKIRNQKKQKTKAVSLITLADKSSPISEQYRTIRTNIQYAMIDRDLKTLVVTSSGPSEGKSTTSANLAIVFANSGKRVLLVDADMRKPTVAKTFSLDNVRGLSTLLGSREVVLHQVVQSSGIDNLFLMTSGPKPPNPSELLDSRRMEELIQDLKQQYDLVIFDMPPVVAVTDAQIVSSKSDGTILVVRENVSKRDSLLKAKSLLELVDANILGVVYNGSKSITDQGYYYGS, from the coding sequence ATGTCAAATAAAATAAGAAATCAAAAAAAACAAAAAACAAAAGCAGTCAGTCTTATAACTTTAGCAGATAAATCATCACCGATATCAGAACAATATCGAACGATCAGAACGAACATACAATATGCAATGATCGATAGAGACTTAAAAACATTAGTCGTTACTTCTTCAGGTCCAAGTGAAGGGAAATCAACGACCTCTGCCAATTTAGCGATCGTGTTTGCTAATTCTGGGAAGCGTGTTTTATTAGTAGATGCAGATATGCGCAAACCAACGGTGGCAAAAACATTTTCGTTAGACAATGTTCGAGGCTTGAGTACCCTTTTGGGTAGCAGAGAAGTTGTGCTGCATCAGGTCGTTCAGTCATCCGGCATTGATAATTTATTCCTTATGACAAGCGGACCTAAACCGCCTAATCCATCTGAGTTACTGGATTCTAGGAGAATGGAAGAGCTTATCCAAGATTTAAAACAACAATATGATTTGGTCATTTTTGACATGCCTCCTGTTGTGGCAGTGACAGACGCACAAATCGTATCCTCAAAATCAGACGGAACGATCTTGGTCGTCCGTGAAAATGTCTCAAAAAGAGACTCTCTATTAAAAGCTAAAAGCTTATTAGAACTTGTAGATGCCAATATCTTAGGAGTTGTTTATAACGGCTCTAAAAGTATAACAGATCAAGGCTACTATTATGGTTCATGA